One Bombus fervidus isolate BK054 chromosome 5, iyBomFerv1, whole genome shotgun sequence DNA window includes the following coding sequences:
- the Rab7 gene encoding RAS oncogene family member Rab7 has translation MASHKKLLLKVIILGDSGVGKTSLMNQYVSKKFSNQYKATIGADFLTKEVMVDDRIVTMQIWDTAGQERFQSLGVAFYRGADCCVLVFDVSAPSSFKSLDSWRDEFLIQASPRDPDNFPFVVLGNKVDLESKVIHGKKAQQWCQSKNNIPYFETSAKEAINVEQAFQTIAKNALAQESEVELYNEFPDQIKLTNDQRNNGKGDSCAC, from the exons ATGGCTTCTCATAAGAAACTACTGCTTAAGGTCATTATCCTTGGAGATTCAGGAGTTGGTAAAACTTCTCTTATGAATCAGTATGTAAGCAAGAAATTTAGCAATCAATATAAAGCTACTATAGGTGCAGATTTTCTTACCAAAGAAGTAATGGTAGACGATAGGATAGTTACTATGCAG atttgGGATACAGCTGGCCAAGAAAGGTTTCAATCTTTAGGtgttgctttctacaggggtgctGATTGTTGTGTACTTGTATTTGATGTTTCAGCACCTAGTAGCTTTAAATCTTTAGACTCCTGGAGAGATGAATTCTTGATTCAAGCTTCTCCTCGTGATCCagataattttccatttgtaGTACTTGGAAATAAAGTTGATTTAGAATCCAAAGTG ATTCATGGTAAGAAGGCACAGCAGTGGTGTCAATCTAAAAACAATATTCCATATTTTGAAACTAGTGCTAAAGAAGCCATCAATGTTGAACAAGCCTTCCAAACGATAGCGAAGAATGCTTTAGCTCAAGAAAGTGAG GTGGAATTATATAATGAATTCCCAGACCAAATTAAATTGACCAATGACCAAAGAAACAATGGCAAGGGTGATTCTTGTGCTTGCTAG
- the LOC139987651 gene encoding methionyl-tRNA formyltransferase, mitochondrial codes for MCPIDCENIIMYLIFNRAVYNITPFLYSLKEVNKIFLLTFNSKIYNKHYICYSQSHKKQQSGAWKVLFFGTDEFAVESLKVLYSKYRSKELERLEIVTVNQKKENSVTKYAKENKIIVNKWPVEINKSEFHIGIVVSFGHLIPSKIINAFPLGILNVHGSLLPRWRGAAPIIHALINGDSKTGVTIMKIMPKKFDIGEIILQKAMDIDEHETLPELYTKLAKLGANLLKETFENLLELLKSARPQDEENVTYAPKITSKISLVNWNKMSATNVYNLHRALVGLYPLTTSFQNTKIKLFDVHKIESESIVTELEGAEPGTVVYNKKNNALIIKCKENTFVSAKQITVQGKCTMSALNFRNGYISGRNRTKILFTSM; via the exons ATGTGTCCCATAGATTGTGAAAATATAAtcatgtatttaattttcaaccgTGCAGTGTATAACATAACAccatttttatattcgttaaaagaagtaaataaaatatttcttctaacttttaattcgaaaatatataataaacattatatttgttatagtCAATCACATAAAAAACAGCAAAGTGGTGCATGGAAGGTATTATTTTTTGGCACAGATGAATTTGCTGTCGAAAGTTTGAAAGTCTTGTATAGCAAATA TAGATCTAAGGAACTGGAACGACTAGAAATTGTTACTGTCAatcaaaaaaaggaaaattctgTCACAAAGTatgcaaaagaaaataaaattattgtaaataaatggccagttgaaattaataaatcagaGTTTCATATAGGAATAGTTGTTTCATTTGGTCATTTAATACCATCCAAGATCATAAATGCATTTCCGCT AGGTATATTGAATGTACATGGTAGTTTATTACCAAGATGGAGAGGAGCAGCTCCAATAATTCATGCGTTAATAAATGGAGATTCAAAAACTGGTGTcacaataatgaaaataatgccaaaaaa atTTGATATAGGAGAAATAATATTGCAGAAAGCAATGGATATTGATGAACATGAAACTCTGCCagaattatatacaaaattagcAAAACTTGGTGCAAATCTTTTAAaagaaacgtttgaaaatttattagaattattaaaatctgcAAGACCTCAAGATGAAGAAAATGTAACATAtg cACCAAAAATAACGTCAAAAATATCTTTAGTTAATTGGAATAAAATGTCTGCAACAAATGTTTATAACTTACATCGTGCTCTTGTGGGTTTATACCCTTTAACTACTTCATTTCAAAACacaaaaataaagttatttgATGTTCATAAAATTGAATCAGAATCAATAGTAACAGAACTTGAAGGAGCAGAACCAg GAACTGtggtatataataaaaagaataatgcATTGATTATAAAGTGTAAAGAAAACACTTTTGTTTCTGCAAAGCAAATAACTGTACAAGGTAAATGTACTATGAGTGCTCTTAATTTTCGTAATGGTTATATATCTGGAAGAAATAGgacgaaaatattatttacttcaATGTAA
- the LOC139987202 gene encoding uncharacterized protein isoform X1: MIIYSKMNIVSSVENNSKDDKIETILNMLRNQVDQCSTVKEDKPTEPELTTDQRIQQLVMEEKQLSTQFQKVRKELRHYEKKYEKMLRKKVRRMKIQIKEDCKKLKETKQKYFELLSQLDTESSKLEILEEKKSEEANNSLNVNTLPSQFNQNDISLSRKIKISIKKNENSCSSEIHFVHDIHGQNAFTNLVKFVKPITLNTRECRIMLQKLTEEQINRYIDQKRLSQPQIEYKEITQDCLQEINESIVCPNWHIKIPRSVFEESQKENRKSISEESQKESRKSISEESPKESRKSISEESQNVASCSGEVI, encoded by the coding sequence ATGATCATTTATTCGAAAATGAATATAGTTAGCAGTGTAGAAAATAATAGCAAAGatgataaaattgaaacgattcTTAATATGCTAAGGAATCAAGTAGATCAGTGTAGTACTGTGAAAGAGGATAAGCCAACGGAACCCGAGTTAACAACGGATCAAAGGATCCAACAATTGGTGATGGAAGAAAAGCAATTGTCAACACAGTTCCAAAAAGTCAGAAAGGAACTAAGACATTATgagaagaaatatgaaaagatgTTGAGGAAGAAAGTGAGACGCATGAAGATACAGATTAAAGAGGACtgtaagaaattaaaagaaacaaaacaaaaatattttgaactaCTCTCTCAGTTAGATACAGAATCCTCTAAATTGGAAATACTGGAAGAGAAGAAATCAGAAGAAGCAAACAACTCATTAAACGTAAATACGCTGCCATCTCAATTTAATCAAAACGATATATCGCTTAGTAGGAAGATTAAAATTAGcattaagaaaaatgaaaactcATGCAGCAGTGAAATACATTTCGTTCATGATATTCACGGGCAAAATGCGTTTACAAATCTagttaaatttgtaaaacctATAACCCTGAACACTCGAGAATGTAGAATTATGTTGCAAAAGTTAACAGAAGAGCAAATTAACAGATATATTGATCAGAAGAGGTTAAGTCAACCACAAATagaatacaaagaaataacGCAAGATTGTTTACAAGAAATCAATGAAAGTATTGTTTGCCCAAATTGGCACATAAAAATTCCAAGATCCGTATTTGAAGAAAGTCAgaaggaaaatagaaaatccaTATCTGAAGAAAGTCAGAAGGAAAGTAGAAAATCCATATCTGAAGAAAGTCCGAAGGAAAGTAGAAAATCCATATCTGAAGAAAGTCAGAATGTAGCTTCTTGCTCAGGAGAAGTCATTTAA
- the LOC139987202 gene encoding uncharacterized protein isoform X2, with protein MIIYSKMNIVSSVENNSKDDKIETILNMLRNQVDQCSTVKEDKPTEPELTTDQRIQQLVMEEKQLSTQFQKVRKELRHYEKKYEKMLRKKVRRMKIQIKEDCKKLKETKQKYFELLSQLDTESSKLEILEEKKSEEANNSLNVNTLPSQFNQNDISLSRKIKISIKKNENSCSSEIHFVHDIHGQNAFTNLVKFVKPITLNTRECRIMLQKLTEEQINRYIDQKRLSQPQIEYKEITQDCLQEINESIVCPNWHIKIPRSVFEESQKENRKSISEESQKESRKSISEETSCSGEVI; from the exons ATGATCATTTATTCGAAAATGAATATAGTTAGCAGTGTAGAAAATAATAGCAAAGatgataaaattgaaacgattcTTAATATGCTAAGGAATCAAGTAGATCAGTGTAGTACTGTGAAAGAGGATAAGCCAACGGAACCCGAGTTAACAACGGATCAAAGGATCCAACAATTGGTGATGGAAGAAAAGCAATTGTCAACACAGTTCCAAAAAGTCAGAAAGGAACTAAGACATTATgagaagaaatatgaaaagatgTTGAGGAAGAAAGTGAGACGCATGAAGATACAGATTAAAGAGGACtgtaagaaattaaaagaaacaaaacaaaaatattttgaactaCTCTCTCAGTTAGATACAGAATCCTCTAAATTGGAAATACTGGAAGAGAAGAAATCAGAAGAAGCAAACAACTCATTAAACGTAAATACGCTGCCATCTCAATTTAATCAAAACGATATATCGCTTAGTAGGAAGATTAAAATTAGcattaagaaaaatgaaaactcATGCAGCAGTGAAATACATTTCGTTCATGATATTCACGGGCAAAATGCGTTTACAAATCTagttaaatttgtaaaacctATAACCCTGAACACTCGAGAATGTAGAATTATGTTGCAAAAGTTAACAGAAGAGCAAATTAACAGATATATTGATCAGAAGAGGTTAAGTCAACCACAAATagaatacaaagaaataacGCAAGATTGTTTACAAGAAATCAATGAAAGTATTGTTTGCCCAAATTGGCACATAAAAATTCCAAGATCCGTATTTGAAGAAAGTCAgaaggaaaatagaaaatccaTATCTGAAGAAAGTCAGAAGGAAAGTAGAAAATCCATATCTGAAGAAA CTTCTTGCTCAGGAGAAGTCATTTAA
- the LOC139987652 gene encoding uncharacterized protein: MKTFVFLCLLFVTVCSAQRFPNNILDQAMNAIKNAKNSVDSVMLNLQHSQTNIDLKGKNEISNLYIQASQNIDSILTTRLDYIKEKSQEAKESGKNAENCLNTVTKSMKDAGQTGYNQLNNCKNIANQNFNTVLQAFDNEQANGQKLKYQLDQVALGCMGSSNPQQVASCILIKVGVINQEIRQYQQRASQLNMDAERNKNAITLQQRSCNSDAISIVQNASTKAIYAAADCLKS; encoded by the exons ATGAAGACGTTCGTTTTTCTTTGCCTATTATTTGTGACTGTCTGTTCTGCACAG AGATTCCCTAACAACATATTAGATCAGGCAATGAATGCTATAAAAAATGCTAAAAACTCGGTTGACAGTGTCATGTTAAATTTGCAACACTCTCAGACGAACATTGacttaaaaggaaaaaatgaaattagcaACCTTTATATTCAAGCTAGTCAGAACATCGACTCAATTTTAACAACTCGTCTTGATTATATTAAG GAAAAGTCACAAGAAGCAAAGGAGTCAGGTAAAAATGCTGAAAATTGTTTGAATACCGTCACAAAGAGTATGAAGGACGCCGGTCAAACAGGATATAATCAACTCAATAACTGCAAAAATATAgcaaatcaaaattttaacaCAGTACTGCAAGCATTTGACAACGAACAAGCA AATGgacagaaattaaaatatcaattagaTCAGGTTGCCTTGGGATGCATGGGTTCTTCTAATCCTCAACAAGTCGCAAGTTGTATACTTATAAAAGTAGGAGTCATCAATCAGGAGATTCGTCAATACCAGCAAAGAGCTTCACAACTGAACATGGATGCAGAGAGGAATAAAAATGCAATTACTTTACAACAAAGATCTTGCAATAGTGATGCCATCTCCATAGTTCAAAATGCATCTACTAAAGCCATATATGCCGCAGCTGATTGTCTTAAAAGCTAA
- the Rad50 gene encoding DNA repair protein rad50 yields the protein MSRIRRLSIRGIRNFGDLSDEAKIRFSRPLTLILGPNGTGKTTIIEALKFATCGEFPPGSDRGKFFIHDPTLSTAPSIRGVVKAEIIDAEGNMYIICRTIESTKGNVSVKFKTLDNALSRIKKGQNKPVSISNKCANVDTELTLAMGVSKPILDYVIFCHQEDLNWPFQDGKKLKEKFDEIFDSARFNKALENIMKYIKDMNQKMHILKEQKQNCQLIVNEVVDKVAKLEDNKKRLEDSKAKIEEFDKELEPVQQKIKKFEKLDADYKNLQNEEKRKKAEYDMFKQQLDRLEEDLQYVFEGTKEELLKQIESHDEELIGQTDKIEELEKRLKNIAGKESSILSDLSNERVSNGSLRQQIKDQERKVNLRNAILNEILSSWNLDNIDTNVSELEIMALTSRLTEKMEELRHCVEQKRLKREEEENVLHKAINALRSKHSKLESELNLRESEVTQTKEEINKIKLDIVQLGAAASKLSSIELRIQEVQKKVQELNEAMDVNVVKNEIAIRIEIRDEMETHLNTVDKEITLLLKQTTQQAELDLNKSTLHSKEKEIEELKNKREKEIMTLFDIKELSQTKLKTNLDVVQKQLMNDMESINQEIQAEERRITTLETTISHIEHELQNKKREINSDKEKVSSVCHYKSFDETLLLQSKKVKDLQDKRGMYAHQSVAYKEYMKQLRETNPSCPLCHRDFDERENVVTLLKEMESEMENHPSRLRECERELKTQQEKYDKMLQLKPVVEKIIQLEESELEKLMNSLEKSKNKLSISRTTVTELETKKSCPKKKLAICKDIVGDIMLWDTYIDDIFKLKQTIDNLQIRMTTAGIKTKCSLEEAQSQREEFKMCLKGFRDDVEELQSKINMHNEQLNNARQEQNTLQEEQLRIQSDIQKVKELKKKQETLYSKEISLWKLINMLKKQVTIAETELNSELEKLEEKRKDNSAKLECDRKLVTDAVRRLSELQRIQDEVDISVYSNVPESLESSEKKIKDYEKLLNELLCEKSDIETTINKLRENVTRQEVRKRELSDNLALLQIQETTKNLQQQYLKIKEELNAINYSQVLNDWKNVQSREQTILRQQNIIKGNQEELERTLHQYTQELKKDIYRQARKNYKSKCIELTVIEEAILNLKAYSKALDVAMIQYHEERMATVNRIIKQMWKLVYTGKDTTSIEIHTDATEGIGSTRRTYNYKLVQMKHGHEIDMKGRCSAGQKVLASIIIRLALAETFCKDCGILALDEPTTNLDQENADSLAEALATVVKLRSQHQKNFQLIVISHDEKFLFKLAELNSNKGFYQLYRKQSGYTAIRHCLVNSQDIASDPIKQESDEEESSNDESEERSILQDKLHDTTSQRKTPNEQTHKKRHISDDDADSPIESTSKKRYIFQ from the exons ATGTCACGAATAAGGAGACTTTCTATTCGTGGTATTCGTAATTTTGGCGATCTGAGTGATGAAGCTAAGATTCGATTTTCTCGTCCTTTGACACTTATTCTTGGTCCAAATGGTACTGGAAAAACGACAATTATCGAAGCTCTAAAATTTGCTACTTGCGGTGAATTTCCACCTGGTTCAGATCGAGGAAAGTTTTTTATTCATGATCCAACTCTATCGACGGCACCATcg ATCCGAGGTGTTGTAAAAGCTGAAATAATTGATGCAGAAggtaatatgtacataatatgtagAACGATAGAGTCAACAAAAGGAAATGTGTCAGTGAAATTTAAAACTCTCGATAATGCTTTAAGCAGAATAAAGAAAGGTCAAAATAAG CCAGTATCAATATCTAATAAATGTGCTAATGTTGACACAGAACTTACATTAGCAATGGGAGTTTCAAAACCTATTTTGGATTATGTGATCTTTTGTCATCAAGAAGACCTCAATTGGCCTTTCCAAGatggtaaaaaattaaaagaaaaatttgatgaGATTTTTGATAGTGCTAGATTTAATAAAGCTCTTGAAaacattatgaaatatatcaaAGATATGAATCAAAAGATGCATATATTGAAAGAGCAAAAACAAAATTGCCAACTTATTGTTAATGAAGTAGTAGATAAAGTAGCAAAGCttgaagataataaaaaacgaTTGGAAGATTCTAAAGCCAAAATTGAGGAATTTGATAAAGAATTAGAACCTGTGCagcagaaaattaaaaaatttgaaaaattagatGCTGATTACAAAAATCTGCAAAATGAAGAAA agagaaaaaaagcagAATATGATATGTTCAAACAACAACTGGATAGATTAGAAGAAGATTTACAATATGTGTTTGAAGGGACtaaagaagaattattaaagCAGATAGAATCGCATGATGAAGAACTAATAGGACAAACTGACAAAATAGAAGAG cttgaaaaaagattaaaaaatattgctgGAAAAGAGTCTAGCATATTAAGTGATTTATCTAATGAAAGAGTATCCAATGGTTCTTTAAGACAACAAATTAAAGATCAAGAAAGGAAGGTTAATCTTCGAAATgcaatattaaatgaaatattatcttCTTGGAATCTTGATAACATTGATACAAATGTATCAGAATTAG AAATAATGGCCCTTACTAGCAGGCTGACTGAAAAGATGGAAGAACTACGGCATTGCGTAGAACAGAAAAGattgaaaagagaagaagaagaaaatgtacTACACAAAGCAATTAATGCTTTACGTAGCAAACATTCAAAATTAGAATCAGAATTAAATCTTAGAGAAAGTGAAGTAACacaaacaaaagaagaaattaataaaataaaattggataTTGTGCag ctTGGTGCAGCAGCAAGTAAACTAAGCTCCATTGAGTTAAGAATACAAGAAGTACAGAAAAAAGTTCAGGAATTAAATGAAGCAATGGATGTGAATGTTGTGAAAAACGAAATTGCTATCAGAATTGAGATTCGGGATGAAATGGAAACACATCTAAATACGGTTGATAAAGAAATAACTTTATTATTGAAACAGACTACGCAGCAAGCTGAAttagatttaaataaatctacaTTGCAttctaaagaaaaagaaatagaagaattaaagaacaaacgtgaaaaagaaataatgacTTTGTTTGATATTAAAGAACTATCCcaaactaaattaaaaactaatcTAGACGTGGTTCAAAAACAATTG ATGAATGATATGGAATCTATTAACCAAGAAATTCAGGCAGAAGAACGTCGAATAACTACATTAGAAACAACAATATCACATATTGAACATGAgcttcaaaataaaaaaagagaaataaatt CGGATAAAGAAAAAGTTTCATCAGTTTGTCACTACAAAAGTTTTGATGAGACTTTGTTATTACAAtcgaaaaaagtaaaagatcTTCAAGATAAAAGGGGAATGTATGCTCATCAAAGTGTAGCTTATAAAGAGTATATGAAACAATTAAGAGAAACAAATCCTTCTTGTCCTCTATGCCATAGAGATTTTGACGAACGTGAAAATGTTGTaactttattaaaagaaatggaaagtgAAATGGAAAATCATCCAAGTCGTTTGAGGGAATGTGAAAGAGAATTGAAAACACAACaggaaaaatatgataaaatgttGCAATTAAAACCGGtcgttgaaaaaataatacaattagaAGAGAgtgaattagaaaaattaat GAATAGTttagaaaaatcaaaaaataagTTGAGTATATCTCGAACAACTGTAACGGAATTAGAAACGAAAAAATCTTGtcctaaaaaaaaattagcaaTATGCAAAGATATCGTAGGTGATATTATGTTATGGGATACATACATCGATGACATTTTCAAACTGAAACAAACAATTGATAACTTACAGATTCGTATGACTACTGCAG gCATTAAGACCAAATGTAGCCTTGAAGAAGCTCAAAGTCAAAGAGAAGAGTTCAAAATGTGTTTAAAAGGTTTTCGCGATGATGTTGAAGAATTACAGTCCAAAATAAATATGCATAatgaacaattaaataatGCTCGACAGGAACAAAATACATTACAGGAGGAGCAATTAAGGATTCAATCAGATAtacaaaaagtaaaagaattgaagaaaaaacaagaaacCTTGTACtcaaaagaaatttctctttggaaattaattaatatgttgAAGAAGCAAGTAACTATAGCAGAAACCGAATTAAATTCAGAGCTTgagaaattagaagaaaagagg aAAGATAATTCGGCGAAACTAGAATGTGATAGAAAATTGGTAACAGATGCAGTTAGACGTTTATCTGAATTACAAAGAATACAGGATGAGGTTGATATTTCCGTATACAGTAATGTCCCCGAATCTTTAGAAAGttctgaaaagaaaataaaagattatgaAAAGTTGCTTAATGAACTGCTTTGTGAAAAAAGTGATATAGAAACaacgattaataaattaaggGAAAATGTTACTCGTCAAGAAGTTCGAAAAAGGGAGTTGTCAGATAATCTTGCACTGCTGCAAATCCAGGAAACAACCAAAAATTTACAacaacaatatttaaaaataaaggagGAATTGAATGCTATAAATTATTCTCAAGTACTTAATGACTGGAAGAATGTACAGAGTAGAGAACAAACTATACTCCGTCAG caaaatataattaagggAAATCAAGAAGAATTGGAAAGAACACTGCATCAATATACGCAAGAACTAAAAAAGGATATATATAGACAAGctcgtaaaaattataaaagcaaATGCATCGAATTAACG GTTATAGAAGAAGCTATATTAAACTTAAAAGCATATAGCAAAGCATTGGATGTGGCTATGATACAATATCATGAAGAGCGTATGGCCACAGTTAATAGAATCATTAAACAGATGTGGAAACTTGTATATACTGGGAAAGATACAACATCAATAGAAATTCATACAGACGCAACCGAAGGGATAGGTAGTACAAGAAGaacatataattacaaattagttCAAATGAAACATGGTCATGAAATAGATATGAAAGGTCGCTGTAGTGCTGgtcaaaaa gTTCTAGCCTCGATAATTATAAGACTCGCTTTAGCAGAAACATTTTGTAAAGATTGCGGGATTCTTGCATTGGATGAACCAACAACAAATTTGGATCAAGAAAATGCTGATAGTCTAGCAGAAGCGTTGGCTAC GGTTGTCAAATTGCGATCACAACATCAGAAAAATTTTCAGTTAATTGTAATTAGTCACgatgagaaatttttattcaaattagcTGAATTAAACAGTAATAAAGGATTTTATCAACTTTATCGTAAACAAAG cgGTTACACAGCAATTAGACATTGTCTAGTGAACAGTCAAGATATTGCGTCAGATCCTATAAAACAAGAATCTGATGAAGAGGAGTCGTCTAATGACGAAAGTGAAGAACGTTCCATCTTACAAGATAAATTACACGATACAACTTCGCAAAGAAAAACGCCTAACGAGCAAACGCATAAGAAAAGACATATTTCGGATGATGATGCTGATTCTCCTATCGAAAGCACAtcaaaaaaaagatatatatttcaataa